Proteins from a genomic interval of Undibacterium parvum:
- a CDS encoding formyltransferase: MTTQNPRAVVFAYHSVGVRCIKTLLARGVQIDLVVSHEDNPTETIWFESVADLCREHGISRITPENPASPELFEQIKALAPDFIFSFYYRHMLPTNILALAKRGAYNLHGSLLPKYRGRVPVNWAVLHGETETGATLHEMAAKPDAGGIIAQTAVPILPDDTAFEVFGKLTVAAEQILWFALPSLIDGSAKLLANDLSKGSYFGGRKAEDGRINWSLPAQQVYNLHRAVAPPYPGAFTEVDGNIYVIGKARLLASTTSNNTANLPQGLSVVDNAIFGGCGDGRALHIIELLMNGKVVTASSLQQQLAAQ; the protein is encoded by the coding sequence ATGACAACACAAAACCCTAGGGCTGTCGTGTTCGCCTACCACAGCGTTGGTGTGCGTTGCATTAAAACCTTGTTGGCGCGTGGCGTACAGATAGATCTGGTGGTTAGTCATGAAGATAACCCGACCGAGACAATTTGGTTTGAATCGGTCGCTGATCTCTGTAGAGAGCATGGCATTAGCCGCATCACGCCAGAAAATCCGGCAAGCCCAGAGCTCTTCGAGCAAATCAAGGCGCTGGCCCCTGATTTTATTTTCAGTTTTTATTATCGCCACATGTTGCCCACGAATATTTTGGCACTGGCCAAGCGCGGCGCTTACAACTTACACGGTTCTTTGTTGCCGAAATACCGTGGCCGGGTCCCGGTAAATTGGGCAGTCTTGCACGGCGAAACCGAAACCGGTGCAACTCTGCACGAAATGGCTGCCAAGCCCGATGCCGGTGGCATCATCGCCCAAACTGCTGTGCCCATCCTGCCTGACGACACCGCCTTTGAAGTATTTGGCAAACTGACGGTCGCAGCCGAGCAAATCTTATGGTTTGCCCTGCCGTCTCTAATCGATGGCAGCGCCAAGCTGCTCGCCAATGATCTGAGCAAGGGTAGCTATTTTGGCGGCCGCAAAGCGGAAGATGGCCGTATCAACTGGAGTCTGCCGGCGCAGCAAGTGTACAACCTGCACCGAGCTGTAGCTCCACCTTATCCAGGGGCGTTTACCGAGGTGGACGGCAACATTTACGTTATCGGAAAAGCACGATTACTAGCATCGACCACATCTAACAACACCGCAAATTTGCCGCAAGGCTTGTCTGTAGTGGATAATGCTATATTCGGTGGGTGTGGCGATGGCCGTGCTCTCCATATAATTGAACTATTAATGAATGGCAAAGTGGTTACAGCCTCAAGCCTACAGCAACAACTGGCCGCCCAATAA
- a CDS encoding polysaccharide deacetylase family protein, with the protein MPTIVLKIDVDTYRGTREGVPNLVRLLKHHHAGATFLFSLGKDHTGWALRRAFRPGFFQKVSRTSVVEHYGVKTLMYGVFLPAPDIGKDCVEEMRAVRRAGFECGIHTWDHVVWQDNVRKRGESWTQQQMQQAYSRFQEIFGTVPKTHGAAGWQMNEHAFSQLASFGMKYASDGRAMLNDNGSLANPAAGPYRLQIDGKVSSCIQMPTTLPTLDELLGREIDGTVINESNIAANILKLTAEPRNHVFTLHAELEGQKLAPIFDQLLRGWQEQGYQCISMADYYTSLQDQALPEHPLSWAELPGRSGELVALHA; encoded by the coding sequence ATGCCTACTATTGTTTTAAAGATCGATGTCGACACTTACCGTGGCACTCGCGAAGGCGTACCTAATCTGGTACGCCTGTTAAAGCACCATCACGCTGGTGCCACCTTCTTGTTTTCTCTGGGTAAAGATCATACCGGCTGGGCCTTGCGGCGCGCTTTTCGACCTGGTTTTTTCCAAAAAGTATCGCGCACCTCGGTGGTCGAACACTATGGCGTCAAAACGCTGATGTACGGCGTTTTTTTACCCGCACCCGATATAGGCAAAGACTGCGTAGAAGAAATGCGTGCAGTACGCAGGGCTGGCTTTGAATGTGGCATACACACCTGGGACCATGTGGTCTGGCAAGACAATGTCAGAAAACGCGGCGAAAGCTGGACTCAGCAACAAATGCAACAGGCGTATTCACGCTTTCAAGAAATTTTCGGCACTGTCCCCAAGACCCACGGCGCGGCTGGCTGGCAAATGAATGAACACGCCTTCAGCCAGCTGGCCAGCTTTGGCATGAAATACGCCTCAGATGGTCGCGCCATGCTCAATGATAACGGCTCTCTCGCCAATCCAGCGGCTGGACCGTATCGCCTGCAAATCGATGGCAAGGTGTCGTCCTGTATACAAATGCCGACCACGCTACCAACCTTAGATGAGTTACTAGGGCGCGAGATTGATGGCACTGTCATCAACGAGTCAAATATTGCAGCTAACATCCTTAAGTTGACGGCCGAACCAAGAAATCATGTATTTACCCTGCATGCTGAACTTGAAGGGCAAAAACTTGCCCCCATATTCGATCAGTTGCTCAGGGGATGGCAAGAACAGGGCTACCAGTGCATCTCGATGGCGGATTATTACACCAGTCTGCAAGATCAGGCGCTACCAGAACATCCTTTAAGTTGGGCAGAGTTACCTGGCCGCTCAGGGGAATTGGTTGCACTACACGCCTAA
- a CDS encoding homoserine dehydrogenase yields the protein MKPIKVGLLGIGTVGSGTFNVLKRNQEEIMRRAGRAIEITMVADLNVERARELTNGECEIVNDANLVVNHPDIDIVIELIGGYGIAKDLVLKAIANGKHVVTANKALLATHGNEIFKAAQDKGVMVAFEAAVAGGIPIIKALREGLTANRIEWIAGIINGTTNFILSEMRDKGIDFATALKDAQALGYAEADPTFDIEGVDAAHKATIMASIAFGIPMQFNKAHVEGITKLEAIDIRYAEQLGYRIKLLGITKRSDKGVELRVHPTLIPEKRLIANVEGAMNAVLVQGDAVGATLYYGKGAGAEPTASAVIADLVDITRLATADPEHRVPHLAFQPNSLSDLVILPMSEIVTSYYLRLHVADKAGVLADVTKILAESSISIDAMLQKEPAEGEQRTDIVMLTHQTQEKNILAAIAQIEALSSVFGSVTKLRLEELS from the coding sequence ATGAAACCCATCAAAGTAGGTCTGTTAGGTATAGGCACTGTCGGTTCCGGCACATTCAATGTTTTAAAGCGTAATCAGGAAGAGATTATGCGCAGAGCCGGCCGTGCTATTGAAATTACCATGGTGGCAGACCTCAATGTGGAGCGCGCGCGCGAATTGACCAATGGTGAATGTGAAATCGTCAATGATGCCAATCTGGTCGTGAATCATCCGGATATCGATATCGTGATTGAATTGATAGGCGGTTATGGCATCGCCAAAGATTTGGTCTTGAAAGCGATTGCCAACGGTAAGCATGTGGTCACCGCAAATAAGGCGCTGCTGGCAACCCACGGCAATGAGATTTTTAAGGCCGCGCAAGACAAAGGTGTGATGGTGGCGTTTGAGGCAGCCGTTGCTGGTGGTATTCCTATCATCAAGGCCTTGCGTGAGGGTTTGACTGCCAACCGTATCGAATGGATCGCTGGCATCATCAATGGCACCACCAATTTCATCTTGTCCGAAATGCGCGACAAGGGCATAGATTTCGCCACCGCACTGAAAGACGCGCAGGCACTGGGCTATGCCGAGGCTGATCCTACTTTTGATATCGAAGGGGTGGATGCCGCGCACAAGGCGACGATTATGGCTTCGATCGCCTTCGGCATTCCTATGCAGTTTAATAAGGCGCATGTGGAAGGGATCACCAAGCTTGAGGCGATTGATATTCGTTATGCCGAGCAATTGGGTTATCGCATCAAGCTGTTGGGAATCACCAAGCGTAGCGATAAGGGCGTGGAGTTGCGCGTCCATCCAACCTTGATACCCGAGAAGCGTCTGATCGCCAACGTCGAGGGTGCAATGAATGCAGTCTTGGTGCAAGGTGACGCGGTTGGTGCCACTTTGTATTACGGCAAAGGCGCTGGTGCTGAGCCGACGGCTTCGGCTGTGATCGCAGATCTGGTTGACATCACGCGTTTGGCAACGGCAGATCCTGAGCATCGCGTGCCGCATCTGGCATTCCAGCCCAATTCTTTAAGTGACCTGGTAATCTTGCCTATGTCTGAGATTGTCACGAGTTATTACTTGCGTTTGCATGTGGCGGATAAGGCGGGGGTGTTAGCGGATGTGACGAAAATTCTGGCGGAGTCCTCGATTTCTATCGATGCCATGCTGCAAAAAGAACCGGCAGAGGGCGAGCAACGTACCGATATCGTGATGCTGACGCATCAGACCCAGGAGAAAAATATACTCGCAGCGATCGCGCAAATCGAAGCGCTGTCTTCGGTATTTGGTAGTGTGACCAAATTGCGATTGGAAGAACTAAGCTAA
- a CDS encoding bifunctional UDP-4-keto-pentose/UDP-xylose synthase translates to MKKVLILGVNGFIGHHLSKRILETTDWHVYGMDMQTDRLGDLLSHERMHFFEGDITINKEWVEYHVKKCDVILPLVAIATPSTYVKQPLRVFELDFEANLPIVRSAAKYGKHLVFPSTSEVYGMCHDEEFDPEQSELICGPINKPRWIYSCAKQLMDRVIWGYGMEGLNFTLFRPFNWIGAGLDSIHTPKEGSSRVVTQFFGHIVRGENISLVDGGAQKRAFTYIDDGIDALMRIIDNKNGVASGKIYNIGNPVNNHSIRDLAHMMLTLAAEYPEYAETAKKVELIETTSGAYYGTGYQDVQNRVPKITNTCEELGWAPTTTMADSMRNIFDAYRGQVAEARALMD, encoded by the coding sequence ATGAAAAAAGTCCTTATCCTCGGCGTGAACGGTTTTATCGGTCACCATCTGTCCAAGCGCATTCTGGAAACTACAGACTGGCACGTCTACGGCATGGACATGCAAACAGATAGACTCGGCGACTTGCTCAGTCACGAGCGCATGCACTTTTTTGAAGGCGATATCACCATCAATAAAGAATGGGTCGAGTATCACGTCAAGAAATGTGATGTCATCCTGCCTTTGGTCGCCATCGCTACGCCATCAACTTATGTAAAACAGCCTTTGCGCGTATTTGAGCTCGATTTTGAAGCCAATCTGCCTATCGTTCGCTCCGCGGCCAAATACGGCAAGCATCTGGTGTTCCCATCGACCTCAGAAGTGTATGGCATGTGCCATGACGAAGAGTTCGATCCTGAGCAATCTGAACTCATTTGCGGTCCTATCAATAAACCACGCTGGATTTATTCCTGCGCCAAGCAATTGATGGATAGAGTGATCTGGGGCTATGGCATGGAAGGTTTGAACTTCACCCTGTTCCGTCCATTTAACTGGATCGGTGCTGGTTTGGATTCCATCCACACACCAAAAGAAGGTAGCTCACGCGTAGTGACTCAGTTCTTCGGCCACATCGTGCGCGGTGAAAACATTTCCTTAGTCGATGGCGGCGCGCAAAAACGTGCTTTCACTTACATCGACGACGGTATCGATGCCTTGATGCGGATTATCGACAACAAGAATGGCGTCGCCAGCGGCAAGATCTACAACATCGGCAATCCCGTGAATAACCACTCGATTCGCGATCTGGCACACATGATGCTGACCCTGGCTGCAGAATACCCGGAATACGCAGAGACCGCGAAAAAAGTCGAATTGATAGAAACCACTTCCGGTGCTTACTATGGCACTGGCTATCAAGACGTACAAAATCGTGTGCCGAAAATCACCAATACCTGCGAAGAACTCGGTTGGGCACCGACCACCACGATGGCCGACAGCATGCGCAATATTTTCGACGCCTACCGCGGTCAGGTAGCCGAAGCTCGCGCCCTCATGGATTAA
- a CDS encoding Mth938-like domain-containing protein, with translation MKLHATNTQHYQTVTAYDASGVELNAQRYERSLIVLPETAPMPWEVADFEQLTAAHFEQIAATAPDVVILGTGNKQRFVHPKLITALTSQHKGVECMDNQAACRTYNILMAEGRKVALALIMEAA, from the coding sequence ATGAAGCTACACGCCACCAATACCCAGCACTACCAAACCGTCACAGCCTACGATGCCAGCGGCGTAGAACTGAATGCGCAACGCTACGAGCGCAGTTTAATTGTGCTTCCCGAAACTGCACCCATGCCTTGGGAGGTTGCAGATTTCGAGCAATTGACGGCTGCGCACTTCGAACAAATTGCCGCCACCGCGCCCGATGTCGTGATCTTAGGCACAGGAAATAAACAACGCTTCGTTCATCCAAAACTGATTACGGCGCTGACCTCGCAACACAAGGGCGTCGAGTGCATGGATAACCAGGCGGCCTGCCGCACCTATAACATTTTGATGGCCGAAGGCCGCAAAGTAGCGCTCGCCTTAATTATGGAAGCCGCATGA
- a CDS encoding DegT/DnrJ/EryC1/StrS family aminotransferase — translation MSNALPFLPFTKPSVDEATIAAVADVLRSGWLTSGPNVQALEAQLSEYFGGRPVRSFNSGTCTMEIALRIAGIGAGDEVITTPNSWVATANVIIEVGATPVFVDIDPRSHNIDLDKLEAAITPRTKAIIPVHMCGLPCDMDKLYALAEKYQLRVVEDAAQAIGSTWKGKRIGAFGDFASFSFQVNKNIMTGEGGCLVLNNAAEAKLAEKYRLQGVSRTGLDGIDVDVLGGKYNMTDIAAAIGLGQMKHLAEFNAKRMALAKHYFSLFGGDFETQTGAELPIADFENSNWHMFHIVLPERINRAEFMQQMMDLGIGLGYHYRAIHLFSFYRARGFTDGMFPIAERIGKQIVTLPLFPAMNENDVARVVSAVKSCLS, via the coding sequence ATGAGCAATGCACTGCCCTTTTTACCTTTCACCAAACCTAGCGTGGACGAAGCCACCATCGCCGCCGTAGCGGACGTCTTGCGCTCAGGCTGGCTCACTAGCGGCCCCAACGTACAGGCGCTGGAAGCCCAATTATCCGAGTATTTTGGCGGCCGTCCGGTGCGCAGCTTTAACTCCGGCACCTGCACCATGGAAATTGCCTTGCGCATTGCCGGCATAGGCGCAGGCGATGAAGTTATTACGACGCCGAATTCTTGGGTAGCCACCGCCAATGTGATTATCGAAGTCGGTGCGACCCCGGTATTTGTCGACATCGATCCGCGCAGCCACAATATCGACCTCGATAAACTTGAAGCTGCCATCACGCCACGCACCAAGGCCATCATCCCGGTGCACATGTGCGGCCTGCCTTGCGATATGGATAAACTGTACGCACTGGCCGAAAAATACCAACTACGCGTGGTCGAAGACGCGGCACAAGCCATAGGCTCGACCTGGAAAGGCAAACGCATCGGCGCTTTCGGCGATTTCGCCTCGTTCAGTTTTCAAGTCAACAAAAACATCATGACCGGCGAAGGCGGTTGCCTGGTCTTGAACAATGCGGCAGAAGCCAAACTAGCTGAGAAGTATCGCTTACAAGGCGTTAGCCGAACCGGTCTCGATGGTATCGATGTCGATGTACTGGGTGGCAAATACAATATGACCGATATCGCCGCGGCCATAGGTCTGGGTCAGATGAAGCATTTGGCTGAATTTAACGCCAAACGCATGGCACTGGCAAAACACTACTTCAGCCTGTTCGGCGGCGATTTTGAAACGCAGACCGGGGCGGAACTGCCGATCGCTGATTTCGAAAATAGTAACTGGCACATGTTTCACATCGTGCTACCAGAACGCATCAATCGCGCCGAGTTCATGCAGCAGATGATGGATCTCGGCATCGGTCTGGGCTACCATTATCGCGCCATCCATCTGTTTAGTTTTTACCGTGCGCGTGGCTTTACTGATGGCATGTTCCCTATCGCAGAACGCATAGGCAAACAGATCGTTACCCTGCCTTTGTTTCCGGCAATGAACGAAAATGATGTAGCCAGAGTCGTCTCTGCTGTAAAATCCTGCCTTTCTTGA
- a CDS encoding glycosyltransferase family 39 protein yields the protein MRTKSTPSSAHPSPYDSPIFLAAVALVFLFIWFYMLGARALVPTDEGRYAEMAREMVASGDWITQRLNGIKYFEKPPLQNWMNALSFELFGQGEWQARLWTGLCGLLGIAASAYTGAKVFSRRVGISTALVLGSSFYWAGLGHINTLDMGLSGMMTLALCGLLLSQRADATSTEQRNGMLLCWAGMALATMSKGLIGFVLPGAVLVLYTMITRDWALWTRLHMGKGLILFFAITTPWFILVWQKNPEHPHFFFIHEHFQRFTSTVHKRGGAWYYFFPLLVLGIVPWLGLLLQSLWHAARNFSFSKQAGFQPQTMLLIWTVFIFFFFSISGSKLPSYILPIFPSIALLIACQLEKTSTLSLRICAALFAAMGLAGVLTANKIGEISDIAYEIPLYQAMVPWTFAAAGITLVGGIIAGLLAKQRKDMSVIILAMAGFVAGQALFLGHDTWGRYNAGLPHVAAIQAELKPETPLYGVGLYEQSLPFYLARTMILVEASDELGFGLEQQPELWIPQRSDFEQKWRADHLAGKAAIAIVRPNVYEELVQLQLPMRVIAQDPKRIIVSNLLNKPTPQ from the coding sequence ATGAGAACCAAATCTACGCCAAGCTCAGCCCACCCGTCGCCCTACGACTCGCCCATTTTTTTGGCGGCAGTCGCCCTGGTCTTTCTGTTTATCTGGTTCTACATGTTAGGTGCACGTGCATTGGTGCCCACCGATGAAGGCCGTTATGCAGAAATGGCGCGAGAAATGGTGGCTAGCGGTGACTGGATTACCCAGCGCCTGAACGGCATTAAATATTTTGAGAAGCCCCCGCTACAAAACTGGATGAATGCGCTCAGCTTCGAATTATTTGGTCAGGGTGAATGGCAGGCGCGTCTATGGACTGGTCTATGCGGCTTACTCGGCATCGCCGCCAGCGCTTACACCGGCGCCAAAGTATTTAGCCGACGGGTCGGCATCAGCACCGCACTGGTGTTGGGTTCTAGTTTTTACTGGGCAGGCTTGGGGCACATCAATACTCTGGATATGGGTTTATCCGGCATGATGACCTTAGCTCTGTGCGGCTTACTACTCTCGCAAAGAGCTGATGCTACCAGTACAGAGCAACGCAATGGTATGTTGCTATGCTGGGCAGGCATGGCCTTAGCCACCATGTCCAAGGGTTTGATAGGCTTTGTCTTACCCGGTGCTGTGCTCGTTCTCTACACCATGATCACGCGTGACTGGGCACTTTGGACCCGTCTGCATATGGGCAAAGGTCTGATCTTGTTTTTCGCGATCACCACACCTTGGTTTATTTTGGTCTGGCAAAAAAATCCTGAACACCCACATTTTTTCTTTATTCACGAACATTTTCAACGCTTTACCAGTACGGTGCATAAACGCGGTGGTGCCTGGTATTATTTTTTCCCTCTGCTGGTTTTGGGCATCGTGCCTTGGCTGGGTTTATTGCTGCAGTCGCTGTGGCATGCAGCTCGCAATTTCAGCTTTAGTAAGCAAGCCGGTTTCCAGCCGCAAACCATGCTGCTGATCTGGACCGTGTTCATCTTCTTTTTCTTTAGCATTTCTGGCTCTAAGCTACCTTCTTACATTTTGCCGATATTTCCTTCTATCGCCTTGTTGATCGCCTGCCAGCTAGAAAAAACTTCGACACTCTCACTCAGAATATGCGCAGCATTGTTCGCCGCCATGGGTTTGGCGGGAGTCTTAACGGCCAACAAGATAGGTGAGATTAGTGATATCGCTTATGAGATTCCGCTGTATCAGGCCATGGTGCCATGGACCTTTGCTGCGGCCGGCATTACCCTGGTCGGTGGCATCATCGCTGGCCTACTTGCGAAACAGCGCAAAGACATGAGTGTGATCATCCTGGCGATGGCGGGCTTTGTGGCTGGCCAGGCTTTGTTTCTGGGGCATGACACCTGGGGCCGCTACAATGCAGGTTTGCCGCATGTAGCGGCAATTCAGGCGGAACTTAAGCCGGAAACACCGCTCTACGGAGTGGGTCTGTATGAACAATCGCTGCCGTTTTATCTGGCCCGCACCATGATTTTGGTGGAAGCCAGCGACGAACTCGGTTTTGGATTAGAACAACAACCCGAACTATGGATACCCCAGCGTAGCGATTTCGAACAAAAATGGCGAGCCGATCACTTGGCTGGCAAAGCAGCGATCGCCATCGTTCGTCCGAATGTCTATGAAGAATTAGTTCAGTTACAACTACCGATGCGGGTGATCGCGCAAGATCCAAAACGTATCATTGTGTCCAACCTGCTGAACAAGCCAACGCCACAGTAA
- a CDS encoding peroxiredoxin produces MAESPSALNCLVPDFSAVMTGEQPFQLSQYSGKTVLFYFYPKDNTPGCTTESIAFRDLYPQFQAANTCIFGISRDSLRSHIGFKAKLDLPFELISDPDETLCTLFNVMKLKNMYGKQARGIERSTFIIDGNGKLVKEWRGVKVAGHVDEVLEFVSTHA; encoded by the coding sequence TTGGCCGAAAGCCCATCTGCACTCAATTGCTTGGTTCCAGATTTCTCTGCTGTCATGACTGGCGAGCAGCCATTTCAGTTAAGCCAATATAGCGGTAAGACTGTACTGTTTTATTTCTACCCGAAAGACAATACTCCGGGTTGCACCACAGAGAGCATCGCATTCCGCGATCTTTATCCGCAATTTCAAGCTGCCAATACCTGCATTTTTGGGATTAGCCGCGACAGTCTGCGTTCACATATAGGCTTTAAGGCCAAACTCGACCTGCCTTTTGAACTCATCTCTGACCCCGATGAAACTCTGTGTACGCTATTTAACGTCATGAAACTCAAGAACATGTACGGTAAACAAGCACGCGGCATAGAACGTAGTACATTTATCATTGACGGCAATGGTAAATTAGTGAAAGAATGGCGTGGAGTAAAGGTTGCCGGACACGTCGATGAAGTGTTGGAATTTGTGAGTACACACGCATAA
- a CDS encoding glycosyltransferase, protein MKPELTVVIPVYNEQAGLAQLYARLYPALDALALRGVSYEVVFVNDGSRDNTALLLADQYRLRPDVTRVVLFNGNYGQHMAILAGFEASRGEIVVTLDADLQNPPEEIGALVDKMREGYDYVGSIRRKRQDSAWRTYASKMMNRIREKITSIKITDQGNMLRAYGRNVINLINQCQEVSTYVPALAYTFARNPTEIMVEHEERAAGESKYSFYSLIRLNFDLMTGFSIVPLQLFSMMGMVLSAASGALVVFLLIRRFILGAEAEGLFTLFAIAFFLMAVILFGIGLLGEYVGRIYQQVRGRPRFVVQTILELNTNESNEGNKGIAAKAGKQVETTAGTN, encoded by the coding sequence ATGAAACCAGAACTCACCGTCGTCATCCCGGTATATAACGAACAAGCCGGCCTGGCACAACTGTACGCGCGCCTGTATCCGGCCTTGGACGCCCTAGCCTTGCGTGGCGTTAGCTATGAAGTGGTGTTCGTCAACGACGGTAGTCGCGACAATACCGCACTACTGCTGGCCGACCAATATCGCTTACGCCCGGATGTGACGCGCGTGGTTTTATTTAACGGCAATTACGGCCAGCACATGGCCATTTTGGCGGGCTTCGAAGCGAGTCGTGGTGAGATCGTCGTCACGCTGGACGCCGACTTACAAAATCCGCCGGAAGAAATCGGTGCGCTGGTCGACAAAATGCGCGAAGGCTATGATTATGTAGGCTCGATACGCCGCAAACGTCAGGACTCAGCATGGCGCACCTATGCTTCCAAGATGATGAATCGGATACGCGAAAAAATTACCAGCATCAAGATTACCGATCAAGGCAATATGTTGCGCGCCTATGGTCGCAACGTCATTAACCTGATCAATCAATGTCAGGAAGTGAGCACTTATGTGCCTGCTCTGGCTTACACCTTCGCCCGTAATCCGACTGAAATTATGGTCGAGCATGAAGAGCGTGCCGCGGGCGAATCCAAATATTCGTTCTATAGCCTGATACGTCTGAACTTTGATTTAATGACGGGTTTTTCTATCGTGCCGCTGCAGTTGTTCTCCATGATGGGCATGGTCTTGTCGGCGGCATCTGGTGCCCTGGTGGTCTTCCTGTTGATACGCCGATTTATTCTGGGCGCTGAGGCGGAAGGCCTGTTCACCCTGTTTGCAATTGCCTTCTTCTTAATGGCCGTGATCCTGTTTGGCATAGGCTTACTGGGCGAGTATGTAGGCCGGATTTACCAACAAGTGCGCGGGCGTCCGCGTTTTGTGGTGCAAACCATACTTGAGCTCAACACTAACGAAAGCAACGAGGGCAACAAGGGCATTGCGGCTAAAGCGGGCAAGCAAGTTGAAACTACAGCCGGGACCAACTGA
- a CDS encoding pyridoxal phosphate-dependent aminotransferase, which yields MRPIQKSQKLANVCYDIRGPVMEKAKQMEDEGHKIIKLNIGNLAVFNFGPPDEIVQDMILNMHNSAGYTDSKGMFAPRKSIMHYTQEKFIRGVTIDDIYIGNGASELIVMGMNALLNNGDEVLVPAPDYPLWTAAVSLSGGTPVHYVCDESADWMPDIEDIKRKITPNTKAIVVINPNNPTGALYPVEILQQIVDVARQHQLIVFADEIYDKTLYDEATHTSIASLADDVLFLTLNGLSKNYRSCGYRAGWMVVSGEKKHAKDYIEGLNMLASMRLCSNAPGQFAIQTALGGHQSINELVGPGGRLLKQRDLAHKLLTAIPGVTCVKPKAALYMFPKLDPKMYPIEDDQEFIHELLTEQKVLLVQGSGFNWIKPDHFRVVFLPNTDDLTEAFGRIATFLENYRKRHGTN from the coding sequence GTGCGACCTATACAGAAATCCCAAAAACTTGCCAACGTCTGCTACGACATCCGCGGTCCAGTCATGGAAAAAGCCAAGCAGATGGAAGACGAAGGCCATAAAATCATCAAACTCAATATCGGTAATTTGGCAGTCTTCAACTTCGGCCCACCCGACGAAATCGTGCAAGATATGATTTTAAACATGCACAATTCGGCCGGCTATACCGACTCTAAGGGCATGTTTGCACCGCGCAAATCCATCATGCATTACACCCAGGAGAAGTTCATCCGTGGTGTGACCATAGACGATATTTACATCGGCAATGGTGCTTCTGAACTGATCGTGATGGGCATGAACGCTTTACTCAATAACGGCGATGAGGTCTTGGTGCCAGCCCCCGATTACCCTTTGTGGACGGCCGCAGTCAGCCTATCGGGCGGTACGCCTGTGCATTATGTCTGCGATGAAAGCGCAGACTGGATGCCCGATATCGAAGATATCAAGCGCAAAATCACCCCCAATACCAAGGCCATCGTCGTTATTAATCCGAATAATCCTACCGGGGCTTTGTATCCGGTGGAGATTTTGCAACAGATCGTCGATGTGGCACGCCAACATCAATTAATCGTGTTCGCGGACGAGATTTACGATAAAACTTTGTATGACGAAGCCACACACACTTCTATCGCTTCATTAGCGGACGATGTGTTATTTCTGACACTCAACGGCCTATCGAAAAATTACCGATCCTGCGGCTACCGTGCTGGTTGGATGGTGGTGTCGGGTGAGAAGAAGCATGCTAAGGATTACATAGAAGGCTTGAACATGCTGGCATCGATGCGGCTGTGTTCAAACGCGCCTGGCCAATTTGCGATTCAGACTGCCTTAGGCGGTCATCAGAGTATTAATGAGCTGGTTGGACCTGGCGGACGCTTACTTAAGCAGCGTGATCTGGCGCATAAGCTGCTGACGGCGATTCCCGGCGTCACTTGCGTCAAGCCCAAAGCGGCCTTGTATATGTTTCCAAAGTTAGATCCGAAAATGTATCCGATTGAGGACGATCAGGAATTTATTCATGAATTACTGACCGAGCAAAAGGTCTTGCTGGTGCAGGGCAGTGGCTTTAACTGGATCAAACCGGATCACTTCCGCGTGGTGTTTTTGCCGAACACCGACGATCTTACTGAAGCTTTCGGCCGGATTGCGACTTTTCTCGAGAACTATCGCAAGCGTCACGGCACCAATTAG